In one Bacillus thuringiensis genomic region, the following are encoded:
- the plcR gene encoding transcriptional regulator PlcR: MHAEKLGSEIKKIRVMRGLTQKQLSENICHQSEVSRIESGAVYPSMDILQGIAAKLQVPIIHFYEVLIYSDIERKKQFKDQIIMLCKQKRYKEIYNKVWNELKKEEYHPEFQQFLQWQYHVAAYILKKIDYEYCILELKKLLNQQLAGIDVYQNLYIENAIANIYAENSYFKKSIELFEDILKQLDVLHDNEEFEVKVRYNHAKALYLDNQYEESLYQVNKAIEISCRINSMALIGQLYYQRGECLGKLEYDEAEVEDAYKKASFFFDILEMHAYKEALVNKISR; this comes from the coding sequence ATGCACGCAGAAAAATTAGGAAGTGAAATTAAGAAAATTAGGGTGATGAGAGGATTAACACAGAAACAGTTATCCGAGAACATATGTCATCAATCGGAAGTAAGTCGAATTGAATCGGGCGCGGTATACCCAAGTATGGATATATTGCAAGGTATCGCAGCAAAATTACAAGTTCCCATTATTCATTTTTATGAGGTACTCATTTATTCTGATATTGAAAGAAAAAAACAGTTTAAAGATCAAATCATTATGCTTTGTAAGCAAAAAAGATATAAAGAAATTTATAATAAAGTATGGAATGAGCTGAAAAAGGAAGAATATCATCCTGAATTTCAGCAGTTTCTTCAATGGCAATATCATGTAGCAGCTTACATATTAAAGAAAATCGATTACGAATATTGTATTTTAGAATTGAAAAAATTGTTAAATCAACAGTTAGCTGGAATAGACGTATACCAAAATCTTTATATAGAAAATGCGATTGCAAATATTTATGCTGAAAATAGCTATTTTAAGAAGAGTATTGAGTTATTTGAAGATATATTAAAACAATTAGATGTATTGCATGATAATGAAGAATTTGAAGTGAAGGTAAGATATAATCATGCAAAAGCATTATATTTAGATAATCAATATGAAGAGTCACTTTATCAAGTAAATAAAGCGATTGAAATATCATGCCGAATTAATAGTATGGCATTAATTGGACAGCTATATTATCAAAGAGGTGAATGCCTAGGGAAGTTGGAGTACGATGAGGCAGAGGTTGAAGATGCATATAAAAAGGCAAGTTTCTTTTTTGATATATTAGAAATGCATGCATATAAAGAAGCGCTCGTAAATAAAATCAGTAGATAA
- a CDS encoding quorum-sensing peptide PapR, whose translation MKKLLIGSLLTLAMAWGISLGDTALEKSHIISHNDQEVQLAKDLPFEY comes from the coding sequence ATGAAGAAATTACTTATTGGTAGTTTATTAACGTTAGCGATGGCATGGGGTATTTCATTAGGCGATACGGCATTAGAGAAAAGCCATATAATTTCTCATAACGATCAAGAGGTACAATTAGCTAAAGATTTACCTTTTGAATATTAA